Proteins encoded by one window of Lathyrus oleraceus cultivar Zhongwan6 chromosome 1, CAAS_Psat_ZW6_1.0, whole genome shotgun sequence:
- the LOC127110494 gene encoding uncharacterized protein LOC127110494: MGERLKQFKTLLSNVYIFGKGDKHGNTTPFEKYKFIKEEDWDLFVQTRQKEDFQEKRLKGKTHASKNIHPHILSRGGYEKLRATVMEERRKKVIEEAKGDESLMVDPPELKRYEAWLMARQKPSGNFTSEATNLVASKIGELVEKNTQGTIVFEGRDDILTVALGINEHPGRIRTAPRGVGFKNFYGKSSRSTLGGVSQDDLLAHLQALEQK; the protein is encoded by the exons ATGGGGGAACGATTGAAGCAATTTAAGACATTGCTCTCAAATGTCTATATATTTGGGAAAGGAGATAAGCATGGAAATACAACTCCATTTGAAAAGTATAAATTTATCAAAGAAGAAGATTGGGATTTGTTTGTCCAGACTCGACAAAAAGAAGATTTTCAA GAGAAAAGGCTAAAAGGAAAGACACATGCATCAAAGAATATCCACCCTCATATTTTGTCTCGTGGTGGTTATGAAAAACTTAGGGCCACCGTAATGGAAGAGAGGAGGAAAAAAGTGATTGAAGAGGCCAAAGGTGATGAAAGTTTGATGGTTGACCCTCCCGAACTAAAGCGATATGAGGCATGGTTGATGGCTCGACAGAAGCCATCGGGAAATTTTACATCTGAGGCAACAAACTTAGTAGCATCTAAGATT GGAGAGTTAGTGGAAAAAAATACACAAGGTACTATTGTCTTTGAAGGGCGTGACGATATCTTGACTGTTGCCCTTGGAATAAATGAACACCCTGGTCGGATCCGCACTGCTCCTAGGGGTGTGGGCTTTAAGAATTTCTATGGAAAAAGTTCACGCTCCACCTTAGGAGGTGTCTCTCAAGATGACCTTCTAGCCCACCTTCAAGCCTTGGAGCAAAAATGA
- the LOC127115806 gene encoding uncharacterized protein LOC127115806: protein MTTEDLTKKMDASEDYLKKINNLKENSFSLDLDHETSELSVFIDRVDLNELTSGIKWLSTSILSLWCTYLHRMCISKNFNKLFGFLDPNRILVHTKPAEVIQTYIQNKLDGEPKKCYLGPLLNSNHWQLFVICPEDNIIFWFCSLNRSPKKNIKVILEGALEGYHLLRGIKKKKPNWKNIMGHQQDNGWACGYYVMKNMFDIIDACIVERFNEIFTDTSSYEKESIDHIRQLWAQFFLQKVEEQENQEKKDLMTKQKRLKKTYI, encoded by the exons ATGACTACTGAAGATTTAACTAAAAAAATGGATGCTTCTGAAGATTACCTCAAAAAGATTAACAATCTCAAGGAAAATTCATTCTCTCTAGATTTGGATCATGAAACAAGTGAACTCTCAGTTTTTATTGATAGGGTGGATCTTAATGAATTAACTTCCGGTATTAAATGGCTATCCACATCTATCTTGTCTTTATGGTGCAC ATATCTACATCGCATGTGTATCTCCAAGAATTTCAACAAACTATTTGGGTTTCTCGATCCAAATAGGATACTAGTTCACACAAAACCGGCCGAAGTTATTCAAACATACATACAAAATAAGTTGGATGGAGAGCCAAAAAAATGTTATTTAGGACCATTGCTAAATAG CAATCACTGGCAATTGTTTGTCATTTGTCCTGAAGATAatattattttttggttttgttcaTTAAACAGATCTCCTAAGAAAAATATTAAGGTCATATTGGAGGG AGCTCTAGAAGGTTATCATTTATTAAGAGGTATTAAGAAGAAGAAGCCTAATTGGAAGAATATTATG GGGCATCAACAAGATAACGGATGGGCATGTGGATATTATGTCAtgaaaaatatgtttgacattATTGATGCTTGTATTGTTGAAAGATTCAATGAG ATATTCACAGACACCTCATCATATGAAAAAGAGTCAATTGATCACATCCGACAACTTTGGGCTCAATTCTTTTTGCAAAAGGTTGAAGAGCAAGAGAACCAGGAAAAGAAAGATTTAATGACAAAACAGAAGCGATTAAAAAAAActtatatatag